In the genome of Verrucomicrobiota bacterium, the window CCAAGTTTCCAGAAAAATTTTCAGCCTCCCAGGCTGTGTAATATAGGCCCTCACCGATTACCAGGATCAAGCTTGATAAACTAGTACCGTTGTAACCGTCATCGATCTCGTAATCTATTCGAACAATTCCGGTAAAACCCTCCTCAGGTTGGTAAATAATAGATCCACCCATAATTGAAGCGGAACCGCTGCTCACATTTATTAATTTCCTTATTGATATCTCATCTCCATCCTGATCGGAGTCGTTTGCGGTGACTTGAATTACAATCTTTTGATTAACAATACTCTCCACCTCATCTATCGTGGGAATAGGGGCCGCGTTATCACCAATGATCCCTTTGATCCATTTTGCTCCGGAAATAGCACCATTATTAGAAGGCGAGCCTTTATCATTTAATTGTGAGCCGATACCTTCATCCATCGGGTAATAAGTTCTCAGCCCCAGTTCTTCTCCTGTTAGTGATTGATCCTTATTGGCGAAGATATCAGAGGCGCTTAGTGCACGATTCCAAATACGGAATTCATCGATTGCCCCTTCAAACGCTCGTAATTTAGCGGCGGACTCCCCAACTATCATCAATTGAGTCCCAACGGCTACTGGACCTGCTGGATTATCTCTTACAGAAGTGAGTGTCTGTCGAATCCCGTTTATATACAAATTAACTTTGGAAATATTATCGTAAGTAGCCGCAACGTGTTGCCATTGATTTAAGTGAATGGAGTTGGTAGTAGTATTGTGAATCGATTGAGCACCATTGCTGTGATCCAATAATATGAGCAGGCTGTTTTCATTATAGGTTGGATTGCCCGTTCCATGGAGATAAAACACGATTTTATCTTTATCCAGAATCCGCGCAAATCCGAATTCTGCTTCACCCCAACCAGTTGGCCTTATCCACGCTTCAATACTAAACGGAGTATTCAAGGCATCATTAGCGGATCCCTCAATTATGAGCTGATCATTATCTCCATCAAAAAGAAGAGCGAAATCATCATTCGCCGTTACGTAAACGGTTACTTCGCCAGTCGTTTCGCCATCTTCATCGTCGGTAACAACATAGGTAAATCGGTCCACTCCGATAAAATCTTCAGTCGGGGTATAGGTTAGGTTGAGTAGCTCCTGGGAGGATACGACTCCGTTTAGTGATTGGGAAAACGATTTGATGCGCAAAATGCCTTTATTGTAGTCGATGTCGTTGGCTAATACCGGAATGTTGATCGGCCTGTTTTTTTGCGTCGCGACGCTATCGTCATTTGCGAATGGTCTGGGAATCGTAATTTCAACTTCCGCTGTTTTTATTCCACCCCGGCCATCGTGCATGGTGTATCCGAAACGATCGTTACCTCCCACAACTTGTCCAGGAGTGTATTTGATTAAACCGGACGGGAGCAGGGTAACTTCACTATAAGGAGAACGGTAAAAAGATATTACTTCCAGTGGATCACCATCTGGGTCTGAGTCATTGGCGAGCACATCCAAGAAAGCCGTTGTCTCCGAAACTATATAATTGTCCGTTTCAGCAACTGGAAGGTGGTTATCGTCTTCAGAAATTGCAGTCCCGAAAATTTCCAGTTCCCATGATTTTATGAGGTGATTATCTCCTGAACGTCGATCTGCGATGGATAAGGTCCAGGTTCCCTGGCTGTTTTCGTCGAGATGGCGGACTGACCAGTATGTCCAATCAGAATACGTTTTCTGTGCGTCGATATGGGGTTCAGCCAAAATGCTTTCCGTTCCACTCGGGGAGGTGAGTTTGACAAGGAGATCTCCCCAATCTGCTGTATTATTCGCCACAGCATCTATGTCTATCTTAACGCTCACATGCTGGATTCTTATATTGTTACTTACTTCATGCACCGCCTGAATCCCGGCACTGGAGTTATCTGGAATCGTTTGATTCAAGGTTAATACTTTCGATGAAACCACTACCTCCTCGCCAATCGGCATCCAGCCTTGGGCAACTCTAACCGCTGCCGCGGCATCTACACGACCGAAACCGAAGTTGTGGTTTACCCAATAGCCTGCAGCATTTCGAACCCAATTTCCGTCATTAGTAGCTACCTTCACTGCTGTTTTTGCCAATATTTGCTGCACATCGCGCCACCCGAGATTTGGATTTGCCTCAAGCATCAGCGCAACGATTCCCGCGACCAAGGGTGAGGCCGAAGATGTGCCTCCGAACTCAATTCGACAATCTCCTGGATCTGCTCCGATCGCCCCCCGGAGGTCGGTGGTCCGAATGCCGGAAGTATTTCCGCTGCTTTGGGCACACACCAGCATAGCGGCACCTGGTTCACTGTAAGTAGAAAGTTTCCCTTGATCTCCTACGGCACCAACTGCGATCGCATAGCGATGAGCAGCCCAACCGTCATAATTCACATTACTTCCTATGGCTCGACCATTCCCTGCGGCCCAAACGTAGATGGCGCCGAGGCCTCCACGACCATTTTCAACCGCGTTCTTTATGGCTGAAAAAGAAAGGTCACCTGGTCCGGCCATTCGTGCTCCATTATCGGTATCAGGTCCCCAGCTATTGTTATAAATATCGACGAGATCAGATCTGTGGGCAACTGCGGAAGCTTGTCTGCTCGATGAGACGCCGCTATCTTCATCAATCAGCCTTACGCCTATTAGCTCCGCATTGAAAGCCGCCCCGACTCCACAGCTTTCGTTTGCGGCCGCGGCTGCAACTCCAGCTACGGACGTACCGTGAGTTTCATCGGATGACTTTGGCGCGGCTGATGAGCCAATGGGATTCGCCAGATAATCAGCATCGAGGTCGCCACGGTAGTTGGGAGCCAGGTCTGGATGACTTCCTTCGGTTCCCGTATCCACAATGGCTATAAAAACTCCTGCCCCGGAAACGCCATAATTCCATGCCGGATAAATATTTGAATCTTCCCCGGCAATGTTGCTGCGGTCTCCTACATTCTTCAGGTGCCATTGGTCGTTGAGGATGGGGTCTGAAAACGGAGGAGGCGATTCGTCATAACGGAGAGCGAACGTTTCTAATATTTCCTGCTCGAACCATTGTACACTGCTGTGGCTTTCAAGAATACTTTCAATTTCGTTTGCTCGTAACAATTGATCTGAACCTGGCATATGAATGACATACACATTGGAAAATCCTGGGACTGCCTCGATTGTTTTTGCCCCTAATTCGGAAATGAGTTCATCCTTAAGTGTTGGTTTGTTTAACTGAACGGTCCACGTATCGGACACTTGATAGGATTCTGTCCATTCCTCTCCATTACTAATGGCCACTCTCAGACTTGCAGTTGTCCTCGCAGGATACGGGCTCATTTCAATCGGACTGCTTTCATCACCGAATAAATAGTCAGCCGATATCCTGGTTCCCAAAACTGGGGTCGGCGTCATGACCCCAGGGATCTCCTCCTTTTGAGGAAGTGTCTTGAGATTATCTCGACTTATGAACAAGCCGGTTACGATCAAACCTATAACCAACCCGAACCATATCTTTCTAGAAGGCATCTATTTGGTATCTAAATACTACGACCGTATTCCAACTTTGGATTCTCGATGAGCAATGATTGCGACATTGTTTTCCTTGCATTAAAATTTGGCCACTGGGTTTTGATCGGGACAAAGCAAAACTAGGTAACTTGATCCTGTTTTCAACGTAATAAATAGAGGATACTACTCGAACTTTACTGATCAGTTTACAAAAAAACCGCTACTGGAAGCGGTTATTTGAAAGTGGCGGGATAGACGAGACTCGAACTCGCGGCCTCCGGCGTGACAGGCCGGCGCTCTAACCAACTGAGCTACTACCCCTTGGAAATGAAAGATTGAAACGTATGATCAGGAAATATTTTCTAGTCAAGGGGGATTATCCCGGAAATTGGATTTTTTTGGAGACAGTTAATTTATTACTCTTACGTTGAGTTTTAGTTTGGATAGATCAGGCTATAACTTCATGGGTTCTCCTACGACAAAACCAATGGATAGGTACACAAAACAAGTGCGTCCAAAGTTTAAGATCGGACCCTTGATTTGGGCCTTGATTATTCAGATCAGTCTTTTGCTTGTTGCGGTATCCATCGTCGTGGTTATTCCCAAAATCAAAAGCGATCCGGAGTTTGTTGCTAAGAAGACTATTTATCTTCCTCAGCGCGAACTGGAGCACTCAATCGCTCTTTCCGAATTTCAGCAGGTCGCAAGTAAGCCAGCCCTTTTAGATCGATTGACGACCGAATCGTTATTGAATGCGGATCTTCCGTCCATTCCGACTTTACCATCTCAAGAGTTTAATCCCTTCAACAATCCGGTTAATTCTCTCAACGATGCAGCTGCTCTGCTTGGTGATTCAGGTTTGATGGGATCCCTTCAAGGCTTGGTTTCGGAGTCATCCAAAGTCAGTTTTTTTGGCATCAAGGACCAGGCGACGCGAATCGTTATAGCATTTGATATTTCCCAATCCGTGGTCACAAAGGCTAAGAAGAGCGGTGTTTCGATGCGACAATTGCAACAAGAAGCTAGTAGATTAATCGAAAGTCTAAACGCAAACACCCTCTTCGGGATAATCCAATTCAGTAGAAGCTACGATTTTTTTGAAGATTATTTGGTTACCGGAACGAAGGGAAATAAAGAAGCTGGAGTTGCTTGGCTTGAAAAGGAATTCCGTACCGACGGTGTATCACCCAGAAATTGGATTAGGAGCCCTGTTAACGGAGTTCAGTCCGTAGTAGAAGCCGCTTTCGCATGGCACCCGGATGTCCTGTTTATAATTTCCGATGGAGATTTCCAGCGCAGTCTGGATAATGGAGGCAGCCAAAACGTGCCATGGGATGAGCTGTCAAGAGACATTCATCGACTGCAGCAATCATCCCAAAAGGAAGCACGAATCCACTTTGTTGGGTTTCAAGTAAAGGCGGCTCATAAATCCGAGCTACTATCGCTTGTCCGCAAATATAAAGGCGAGTATCGAGAGCTTTAAAAAATAGGGATTAGAGGAGATCTCGTTCTTGGACGACGCCTCTCCATATTTCTACTTCACCTGAGATTCCGTGAGTTACCAATCCTATTCTGATATTATCGAAGCTTGGTTCGTTTATTCCTTGTTTGGCATCTCGGGGAAGGTCTGGTCGAGCTTGCCGTGCAATATACCAACTGGCCCAGGCACGCCACTTTCTCTGGTCTTTTCTATCTCCTTTTACCCGTGTGGCGAGGTGTTGAAAGTG includes:
- a CDS encoding S8 family serine peptidase; this translates as MPSRKIWFGLVIGLIVTGLFISRDNLKTLPQKEEIPGVMTPTPVLGTRISADYLFGDESSPIEMSPYPARTTASLRVAISNGEEWTESYQVSDTWTVQLNKPTLKDELISELGAKTIEAVPGFSNVYVIHMPGSDQLLRANEIESILESHSSVQWFEQEILETFALRYDESPPPFSDPILNDQWHLKNVGDRSNIAGEDSNIYPAWNYGVSGAGVFIAIVDTGTEGSHPDLAPNYRGDLDADYLANPIGSSAAPKSSDETHGTSVAGVAAAAANESCGVGAAFNAELIGVRLIDEDSGVSSSRQASAVAHRSDLVDIYNNSWGPDTDNGARMAGPGDLSFSAIKNAVENGRGGLGAIYVWAAGNGRAIGSNVNYDGWAAHRYAIAVGAVGDQGKLSTYSEPGAAMLVCAQSSGNTSGIRTTDLRGAIGADPGDCRIEFGGTSSASPLVAGIVALMLEANPNLGWRDVQQILAKTAVKVATNDGNWVRNAAGYWVNHNFGFGRVDAAAAVRVAQGWMPIGEEVVVSSKVLTLNQTIPDNSSAGIQAVHEVSNNIRIQHVSVKIDIDAVANNTADWGDLLVKLTSPSGTESILAEPHIDAQKTYSDWTYWSVRHLDENSQGTWTLSIADRRSGDNHLIKSWELEIFGTAISEDDNHLPVAETDNYIVSETTAFLDVLANDSDPDGDPLEVISFYRSPYSEVTLLPSGLIKYTPGQVVGGNDRFGYTMHDGRGGIKTAEVEITIPRPFANDDSVATQKNRPINIPVLANDIDYNKGILRIKSFSQSLNGVVSSQELLNLTYTPTEDFIGVDRFTYVVTDDEDGETTGEVTVYVTANDDFALLFDGDNDQLIIEGSANDALNTPFSIEAWIRPTGWGEAEFGFARILDKDKIVFYLHGTGNPTYNENSLLILLDHSNGAQSIHNTTTNSIHLNQWQHVAATYDNISKVNLYINGIRQTLTSVRDNPAGPVAVGTQLMIVGESAAKLRAFEGAIDEFRIWNRALSASDIFANKDQSLTGEELGLRTYYPMDEGIGSQLNDKGSPSNNGAISGAKWIKGIIGDNAAPIPTIDEVESIVNQKIVIQVTANDSDQDGDEISIRKLINVSSGSASIMGGSIIYQPEEGFTGIVRIDYEIDDGYNGTSLSSLILVIGEGLYYTAWEAENFSGNLGAADQDTDFDDLSNFNEYAFGTDPLSGLIDPTLWKIEFNQESGTTQFTYTLLVGSIDVNYKLQISTDLVIWEIPQENLDYELLSLKTLIPNTETRVIEFRPFNGKRIFIRLEAVSLIGAQ